A single genomic interval of halophilic archaeon DL31 harbors:
- a CDS encoding Phosphogluconate dehydrogenase (decarboxylating) (KEGG: hbo:Hbor_03760 6-phosphogluconate dehydrogenase (decarboxylating)~PFAM: 6-phosphogluconate dehydrogenase, NAD-binding; 6-phosphogluconate dehydrogenase, C-terminal): MELGVIGLGRMGQIVVDRTLDAGHDVVAFDLDPEAVADAAEAGATPAEGVGDLCDRLSEEKRIWLMVPAGEAVDATLDELEPHLNETDVVVDGGNSHFEASTRRAEETPAAYLDCGTSGGPAGAHLGFSLMVGGAEWAYEELVPVFDAVATGPQGHDRMGPAGSGHYVKMVHNGVEYALMQAYGEGFELLAEGRYDLDLEAVSRTWNNGAVIRSWLLELCEEAFREEGNDLGDVADHVAGGSTGTWTVQEALEQEVPVPLIYQALAERFGSRAPKGGRFARRLANRLRYGFGRHEITRE; this comes from the coding sequence ATGGAACTTGGCGTCATCGGACTCGGCCGGATGGGGCAGATCGTCGTCGACAGAACACTGGATGCGGGCCACGACGTGGTCGCGTTCGACCTCGACCCGGAAGCCGTCGCCGACGCCGCCGAGGCAGGCGCGACGCCAGCAGAGGGGGTCGGTGACCTCTGTGACCGCCTCAGCGAGGAGAAACGTATCTGGCTCATGGTGCCCGCGGGCGAGGCCGTCGACGCGACGCTCGATGAACTCGAGCCACACCTGAACGAGACGGACGTGGTCGTCGACGGGGGGAACTCTCATTTCGAGGCGTCAACCCGCCGGGCGGAGGAGACGCCCGCAGCCTACCTCGACTGTGGCACCTCGGGTGGTCCCGCCGGGGCGCATCTCGGCTTCTCGCTGATGGTTGGCGGGGCGGAGTGGGCCTACGAGGAACTGGTGCCTGTGTTCGACGCCGTCGCGACTGGGCCACAGGGCCACGACCGGATGGGCCCCGCTGGGTCGGGCCACTACGTGAAGATGGTCCACAACGGCGTGGAGTACGCACTGATGCAGGCCTACGGCGAGGGGTTCGAACTCCTCGCGGAGGGCCGCTATGACCTCGATCTCGAAGCCGTCTCTCGGACTTGGAACAACGGCGCAGTCATCCGCTCGTGGCTGCTCGAACTCTGTGAGGAGGCGTTCCGCGAGGAGGGGAACGACCTCGGCGACGTGGCCGACCACGTAGCCGGCGGCTCGACGGGCACGTGGACGGTACAGGAAGCGTTAGAACAGGAGGTGCCGGTGCCGCTCATCTATCAGGCGCTGGCCGAACGGTTCGGTTCCCGGGCGCCCAAGGGGGGCCGGTTCGCACGTCGATTAGCGAACCGGCTCCGATACGGCTTCGGCCGGCACGAGATCACTCGGGAGTGA
- a CDS encoding S-adenosylhomocysteine deaminase (KEGG: atu:Atu4694 chlorohydrolase~PFAM: Amidohydrolase 1), whose translation MAPTVLVGGTVVTVDADRRVLDPGAVAVEGDSILAVGPPDELFAAHPDAERVDLEDHVIMPGLVDSHGHAGHSLTKTLLDGTGEEWLDLVKEIYFEGSGTAFWEAEGRLAALERLRAGVTTSLSYVGSMPRVDDPKFAAAAATGYREFGLRHLVAVGPPDGLPVHCVDPETGTETMVDLDHAMTTTEAILDDLHGAAGGRIRVVVAPSSLVPEMNDDGAATPASVAQLRQVTELAERADLPIHAHAYAGEVAAAASTEPEILTERLSLAHCAGLDSEEVRLMAENGVAASHGPLTHAYALDRFPVVEAMEQGVTVAVSTDGSAPDRSFDLLSQGRIAAQLQRAHHQDTSLFPAGRLLESMTVDAAAALGMAEEVGSLEAGKRADVIAIDQRSAKLGPSLDAGQTVPRLVHYADGGDVSFAMVDGAVCLQDGDVVAPDALSVEAVLNDAEAAARTAIDRVGGEHALDAHPDLWGAVRYGEGRE comes from the coding sequence ATGGCTCCAACCGTACTTGTCGGCGGCACTGTCGTCACTGTCGACGCGGACCGCCGTGTGCTGGACCCGGGCGCCGTCGCCGTCGAGGGAGACAGTATCCTCGCTGTCGGCCCGCCTGACGAGCTTTTCGCTGCCCATCCCGACGCAGAGCGTGTCGACCTGGAAGACCACGTCATCATGCCCGGCCTCGTTGACAGCCACGGCCACGCAGGCCACAGTCTCACCAAAACCCTCCTCGATGGCACCGGGGAGGAGTGGCTCGACCTCGTCAAAGAGATCTACTTCGAAGGTAGTGGGACGGCCTTCTGGGAGGCTGAGGGGCGATTGGCCGCGCTCGAACGACTCCGGGCCGGTGTCACCACTTCCCTCTCGTACGTCGGTTCGATGCCGCGGGTCGACGACCCGAAGTTCGCCGCTGCAGCCGCGACTGGCTACCGGGAGTTCGGGTTGCGCCACCTCGTTGCCGTCGGGCCGCCGGACGGGCTTCCCGTCCACTGCGTCGACCCCGAGACGGGAACCGAAACGATGGTCGACCTCGACCATGCGATGACAACGACCGAAGCCATCCTCGACGACCTTCACGGGGCCGCCGGTGGCCGCATCCGGGTCGTTGTCGCCCCATCCTCGTTGGTTCCAGAGATGAACGACGACGGAGCCGCGACGCCCGCAAGCGTCGCCCAACTCCGACAGGTGACCGAGCTGGCTGAACGGGCGGATCTACCGATTCACGCTCACGCCTACGCGGGCGAGGTCGCCGCAGCCGCCTCGACTGAACCGGAGATCCTGACGGAACGCCTCTCGCTGGCTCACTGTGCCGGCCTCGATAGCGAGGAGGTCAGGCTCATGGCCGAGAACGGGGTCGCCGCCTCTCACGGCCCACTGACTCACGCGTACGCGCTGGACCGGTTCCCCGTGGTCGAGGCGATGGAACAGGGCGTCACCGTAGCCGTCTCAACGGACGGCAGCGCGCCGGACCGCTCGTTCGACCTGCTCTCGCAGGGCCGCATCGCCGCACAGCTCCAGCGAGCGCACCACCAGGACACGTCTCTGTTCCCTGCCGGACGTCTGCTGGAGTCGATGACCGTCGACGCCGCGGCCGCGCTGGGGATGGCCGAGGAGGTGGGCTCGCTCGAAGCTGGCAAGCGCGCGGACGTCATCGCCATCGACCAGCGCAGTGCGAAACTCGGGCCTTCGTTGGATGCTGGCCAGACCGTTCCGCGACTGGTCCATTACGCCGACGGTGGCGACGTCTCGTTCGCCATGGTCGACGGGGCGGTTTGCCTGCAGGACGGCGACGTGGTCGCACCAGACGCATTATCTGTCGAGGCGGTACTCAACGACGCCGAAGCGGCGGCCAGAACAGCTATTGACCGGGTTGGCGGGGAGCACGCGCTGGATGCGCACCCGGACCTCTGGGGAGCCGTCCGCTACGGTGAGGGTAGGGAGTAA
- a CDS encoding GCN5-related N-acetyltransferase (PFAM: GCN5-related N-acetyltransferase~KEGG: hbo:Hbor_03860 acetyltransferase (GNAT) family protein) — translation MNAPDRFPEPVAAEFPAPPRTVEDKEGNSIHLRAYDEAEASRDALRTMYDAFDPEDRAQGIPPSRPSKLRDWLDRILDPDCLNVLAWEGDDVVGHATLVPENGVDSPYELAIFILQSHQGRGIGTVLMEAVLGYGAERGVSRVWLTVERWNHVAVSLYENIGFETTDTESFELEMAIRLQIEEATAET, via the coding sequence ATGAACGCCCCAGACCGTTTCCCCGAGCCGGTCGCCGCCGAGTTCCCGGCTCCCCCGCGAACCGTCGAGGACAAAGAGGGAAACTCCATTCACCTTCGGGCGTACGACGAGGCGGAGGCGAGCCGCGACGCGTTGCGGACGATGTACGACGCGTTCGACCCAGAGGACCGCGCACAGGGCATTCCGCCAAGCCGTCCGTCGAAGCTGCGCGACTGGCTGGACCGCATCCTCGACCCCGACTGCCTGAATGTGCTGGCGTGGGAGGGCGACGACGTGGTCGGACACGCAACGCTCGTGCCCGAGAACGGCGTCGATTCACCATACGAACTCGCCATCTTCATCCTCCAATCCCACCAGGGCCGGGGTATCGGGACGGTGCTCATGGAGGCAGTGCTCGGCTACGGCGCCGAACGGGGCGTCAGTCGGGTCTGGCTCACCGTCGAGCGCTGGAACCACGTTGCAGTCTCACTCTATGAAAATATCGGGTTCGAGACGACCGACACCGAGAGCTTCGAACTCGAGATGGCCATCCGGCTTCAGATAGAGGAAGCGACAGCAGAGACGTAG
- a CDS encoding UspA domain-containing protein (PFAM: UspA~KEGG: hbo:Hbor_03850 universal stress family protein), translated as MNPLEVDLVLVPVDGSEESTRAVEYAATMADAYDAAVHVVYVLGEEVARAIETGAVENDAVADETEEYVQTAGEVVGDLDVDVTTSVAAGFSTDRLSQHPGSVVLDTAESVGADFLVVPREPQAGGSGEVLEKAAEYVLLYASQPVLSV; from the coding sequence ATGAACCCGCTCGAAGTCGACCTCGTGCTCGTCCCAGTGGACGGGAGCGAAGAGTCGACGCGCGCCGTCGAGTACGCCGCGACGATGGCCGACGCCTACGACGCCGCAGTCCACGTGGTTTACGTACTGGGCGAGGAGGTCGCCCGAGCTATCGAAACCGGCGCCGTCGAGAACGACGCCGTCGCCGACGAAACCGAGGAGTACGTCCAAACCGCTGGTGAGGTGGTCGGCGACCTCGACGTCGATGTGACCACCTCCGTCGCCGCGGGTTTCTCGACCGACCGGCTGAGCCAACACCCCGGAAGCGTCGTGCTCGACACCGCTGAGAGTGTCGGGGCGGATTTCCTTGTCGTCCCGCGCGAGCCACAAGCCGGCGGCTCCGGAGAAGTGCTGGAAAAAGCCGCGGAGTACGTGCTCTTGTACGCGAGCCAGCCCGTCCTCTCGGTCTGA
- a CDS encoding UspA domain-containing protein (PFAM: UspA~KEGG: hvo:HVO_1823 UspA domain-containing protein): MFDTIVVATDGSASVERAVGVALDLAQRFDAEVHALSVVDESEISSSPEAVREQLRVGLEEQGQNAVADVAARATREVETAVRVGRPANEISAYAREVDADVVATGTRGRHGENRFLIGSVAERVVRTCPVPVLTVRQLEGSNAAEA; encoded by the coding sequence ATGTTCGACACCATCGTCGTCGCCACCGACGGCTCCGCAAGCGTCGAGCGCGCAGTCGGGGTCGCGCTCGATCTGGCCCAACGGTTCGACGCCGAGGTCCACGCGCTCTCTGTCGTCGACGAAAGCGAGATTAGTTCCTCGCCGGAGGCGGTCCGCGAACAGCTTCGCGTGGGGCTCGAAGAACAGGGCCAGAACGCCGTCGCGGACGTGGCAGCCCGCGCAACGCGGGAGGTTGAGACTGCGGTCCGGGTGGGTCGCCCCGCGAACGAGATTTCGGCGTACGCCCGCGAAGTGGACGCCGACGTCGTCGCCACTGGCACTCGAGGCCGCCACGGCGAGAACCGCTTCCTCATCGGCAGCGTCGCCGAACGGGTCGTCCGGACCTGCCCGGTACCGGTGCTGACGGTGCGCCAACTCGAGGGGAGCAACGCGGCCGAAGCCTGA
- a CDS encoding UspA domain-containing protein (PFAM: UspA~KEGG: hbo:Hbor_03870 universal stress family protein), giving the protein MKVLLGIGGSDDSIRALEHVVERSVDVGDELTVAIVENPQSERSRDEIEDIAKGVLSEAGLSAPIRHVEGHAGSELVDIADRESFDEIALGGGQTSPMGKINVGSIAEFVLLNAKTSVRLVR; this is encoded by the coding sequence ATGAAGGTGCTGCTCGGTATCGGCGGGAGCGACGACTCCATCCGGGCGCTCGAACACGTCGTCGAGCGGTCGGTCGATGTGGGCGACGAGCTCACCGTCGCTATCGTCGAGAACCCGCAGTCGGAACGCTCCCGTGATGAGATTGAAGACATAGCCAAGGGGGTGCTCTCGGAGGCGGGCCTCTCGGCGCCCATTCGGCACGTCGAGGGCCACGCCGGGAGCGAACTGGTCGACATCGCCGACCGTGAATCGTTCGACGAGATCGCACTCGGTGGCGGCCAGACCAGTCCAATGGGGAAGATCAACGTCGGGAGTATCGCGGAGTTTGTCCTGCTGAACGCCAAGACGTCCGTGAGGCTGGTGCGGTGA
- a CDS encoding ABC-2 type transporter (PFAM: ABC-2 type transporter~KEGG: hje:HacjB3_00850 ABC-type transport system permease protein) produces MSWEAVARKDFQDAVRSRWLWVLSALSIAVFAGAAIGQLYLGGGQQTPQQSQGLLQGFLFFLKQGTAILIPLTAIVVAYASITRERESGTMKLLLSLPHSRDDVVIGKVLGRSAVVALPVLVGFFVAFLALIPQASGVNFLVYIEFALLTALLGVVFVGISVGVSAGAKSNQQAIVGAGGLFGAFWFLWNFFVSGVSRAVTDVFSVSAATQYQLELTLKLLNPIQSYKTLVDSLFMSDLQARVQMFSMLFGVIPNPQAGEALGPELSPLFSDPMVLLFLLVWLVVPVGVGIIWFREADL; encoded by the coding sequence ATGAGCTGGGAGGCCGTCGCACGGAAGGATTTCCAGGATGCCGTCCGCTCGCGCTGGCTCTGGGTGCTCTCGGCGCTCTCCATCGCCGTCTTCGCCGGTGCCGCCATCGGCCAACTCTACCTCGGCGGCGGCCAGCAGACCCCCCAGCAGTCCCAAGGGCTGTTGCAGGGCTTCCTCTTCTTCCTCAAACAAGGAACGGCCATCCTCATCCCGCTGACGGCCATCGTCGTCGCCTACGCCTCCATCACCCGGGAGCGGGAGTCCGGGACGATGAAGCTCCTGCTCTCGCTTCCTCATTCGCGCGACGACGTGGTCATCGGGAAAGTACTCGGCCGCAGTGCAGTCGTCGCCCTGCCGGTGTTGGTGGGTTTCTTCGTGGCCTTCCTCGCACTCATCCCGCAGGCTTCGGGCGTGAACTTCCTCGTCTACATCGAGTTCGCGCTGTTGACGGCGCTGCTGGGTGTGGTGTTCGTCGGTATCTCCGTCGGCGTCTCGGCAGGCGCAAAGAGCAATCAGCAAGCCATCGTCGGCGCTGGCGGGCTGTTCGGGGCGTTCTGGTTCCTCTGGAACTTCTTCGTCTCGGGGGTCAGCCGGGCGGTGACCGACGTGTTCTCGGTCTCGGCGGCCACTCAGTACCAGCTCGAACTGACGCTCAAGCTGCTCAACCCGATTCAGTCTTACAAAACGCTGGTCGACAGCCTGTTCATGAGTGACCTGCAGGCACGCGTCCAGATGTTCAGCATGCTGTTCGGTGTCATCCCCAACCCGCAGGCAGGGGAGGCACTGGGCCCGGAGCTCTCGCCGCTGTTCTCGGACCCGATGGTGCTGTTGTTCCTGCTGGTCTGGCTGGTGGTGCCGGTGGGTGTCGGCATCATCTGGTTCCGCGAGGCCGACCTGTAG
- a CDS encoding hypothetical protein (KEGG: hmu:Hmuk_3167 hypothetical protein), with amino-acid sequence MTDRNNDNRNENATEKSQSRRGFMTKSAVAGGALLTLGGGAGVALADEQTMMDKMMSTEASFDDVEGTDIDVLNYALALEHLESAFYKEGMETFDENAFVEAESLQAFTEEHRRMLYGYLGTVGDHEAKHVEVLTQVVKMLGGEPVAAAEYDFGFEDVGGFLSLGAVLENTGVAAYAGAAPFVESPDLVGAAMSIHSVEARHAAVLNMITGTSPFPNAFDSASSQSDVLEAVSQFIVEETETSTDDETATEEESETATETGNETVTEAGNETATETEYETATETGNETATENGNWTTEADDN; translated from the coding sequence ATGACTGACAGAAACAATGATAACCGAAACGAGAACGCGACCGAGAAAAGCCAGTCCCGACGTGGATTCATGACGAAATCTGCTGTGGCCGGCGGCGCGCTGCTCACGCTTGGTGGCGGCGCTGGCGTCGCCCTCGCGGACGAACAAACGATGATGGACAAGATGATGTCGACTGAGGCGTCGTTCGACGACGTCGAGGGAACCGACATCGACGTGTTGAACTACGCGCTCGCTCTCGAGCATCTCGAGAGCGCATTCTACAAAGAGGGGATGGAGACCTTCGACGAGAACGCGTTCGTCGAGGCCGAATCGCTCCAGGCGTTCACCGAGGAGCACCGCCGGATGCTGTACGGCTACCTCGGAACGGTCGGCGACCACGAGGCCAAGCACGTCGAGGTGCTCACACAGGTCGTCAAAATGCTCGGAGGCGAGCCGGTCGCGGCCGCGGAGTACGATTTCGGCTTCGAGGATGTCGGCGGATTCCTCTCGCTCGGAGCGGTGCTCGAGAACACCGGGGTCGCCGCCTACGCGGGCGCAGCGCCGTTCGTCGAGAGCCCCGACCTGGTGGGGGCCGCCATGTCGATTCACAGTGTCGAGGCGCGCCACGCAGCGGTACTGAACATGATCACGGGAACGTCACCGTTCCCGAACGCCTTCGACAGCGCGAGCTCCCAGTCTGACGTGCTCGAAGCCGTGAGCCAGTTCATTGTCGAAGAAACGGAGACATCGACCGACGATGAGACTGCAACCGAAGAGGAAAGCGAGACTGCAACCGAGACCGGCAACGAGACCGTTACCGAAGCCGGAAACGAGACTGCAACAGAAACCGAATACGAGACTGCAACAGAAACCGGAAACGAGACCGCAACAGAAAACGGAAACTGGACAACCGAAGCGGACGACAACTGA
- a CDS encoding Sulfate-transporting ATPase (PFAM: ABC transporter-like~KEGG: hla:Hlac_2644 ABC transporter related~SMART: ATPase, AAA+ type, core), whose protein sequence is MPAIQLDGVAKQFDGVTAVDDLSLTVPEGEVFGFLGPNGAGKSTTINMLLDFVRPTAGTVSVLGMDAQARSVAVRERAGVLPEGFSVYNRLTGRQHIEFAIESKGVDADPDAVLERVGLDGDGDRKAGGYSKGMGQRLALGMALVGDPDLLILDEPSSGLDPAGAKEMREIVREEADRGATVFFSSHVLGQVEAVCDTVGILREGRLVAKDSVEELREAVGGDATLAITVDSATEEQLDAVRSLLGVDSAATEGGTVTVQCDPGAKTEVIGALEDAGVTVHDFETRETSLEDLFLAYTEDDAATEVEA, encoded by the coding sequence ATGCCGGCGATCCAACTCGATGGGGTGGCCAAGCAGTTCGATGGCGTCACCGCCGTCGACGACCTCTCGTTGACTGTTCCGGAGGGTGAGGTGTTCGGCTTCCTCGGCCCCAACGGCGCGGGGAAGTCGACGACCATCAACATGCTGCTCGACTTCGTCCGCCCGACTGCGGGGACCGTCTCCGTGCTCGGGATGGACGCACAGGCCCGAAGCGTGGCGGTCAGGGAACGCGCGGGCGTGCTCCCGGAGGGGTTCTCCGTCTACAACCGACTCACCGGGCGCCAACATATCGAGTTCGCCATCGAGTCCAAGGGGGTGGACGCCGACCCCGACGCCGTGCTCGAACGTGTCGGGCTCGACGGCGATGGCGACCGGAAGGCCGGCGGCTACTCGAAGGGGATGGGCCAGCGCCTTGCGCTCGGGATGGCGTTGGTCGGGGACCCGGACCTCCTCATCCTCGACGAGCCCTCCTCGGGACTCGACCCCGCGGGGGCCAAGGAGATGCGCGAAATCGTCCGCGAGGAGGCCGACCGCGGCGCGACGGTTTTCTTCTCTAGCCACGTGCTCGGGCAGGTGGAAGCGGTCTGTGATACGGTCGGGATACTTCGGGAAGGCCGACTCGTCGCCAAGGACTCCGTCGAGGAGCTGCGCGAGGCCGTTGGCGGCGACGCCACGCTCGCCATCACGGTCGACTCCGCGACCGAGGAGCAACTTGATGCCGTCCGGTCGCTATTGGGCGTCGACTCAGCCGCCACCGAGGGCGGCACCGTGACCGTGCAGTGCGACCCGGGGGCCAAGACTGAGGTCATCGGTGCGCTCGAGGATGCGGGTGTGACCGTCCACGACTTCGAAACCCGCGAAACCTCGCTGGAGGACCTCTTCCTCGCGTACACTGAGGACGACGCGGCCACGGAGGTGGAGGCATGA
- a CDS encoding hypothetical protein (KEGG: hla:Hlac_1909 hypothetical protein), protein MSMAVPETCMSEDPTGSNQAGEESAEDPEPTDGVVTEQEEPAAGDDAEANRAASDSQDAPEEPSATEPADSDEPSSAPAAGPTDPTETRESEIPEDVKQYARFTKMDHAHYERVNEFLRDRTYITAREWAIARLCADFRTETGVEMTKIGENLPRLVPFMTDTYTPQAVNQARASFEEKVTKAGATFLYGAMSGFYTAEELDETMYEVTETAKFLLEVEGVDLSVEEELDAEDEISRVMRDVREASATVRGEEVKCPECGHVHEPE, encoded by the coding sequence ATGTCCATGGCTGTGCCAGAGACGTGCATGAGCGAGGACCCGACAGGCAGCAACCAGGCCGGGGAGGAGTCAGCCGAGGACCCCGAACCCACTGACGGAGTGGTCACGGAGCAAGAAGAACCGGCGGCAGGCGACGACGCGGAGGCGAATCGAGCGGCGTCGGATTCCCAGGACGCCCCAGAAGAGCCATCGGCAACGGAACCAGCAGACAGCGACGAGCCATCGTCGGCGCCAGCTGCGGGCCCCACCGACCCCACAGAGACCCGTGAATCGGAAATTCCCGAGGACGTCAAGCAGTACGCCCGCTTCACCAAGATGGACCACGCCCACTACGAGCGGGTCAACGAGTTCCTCCGGGACCGCACCTACATCACGGCCCGGGAGTGGGCCATCGCCCGGCTGTGTGCGGATTTCCGGACCGAGACTGGTGTCGAGATGACCAAAATCGGCGAGAATCTCCCGCGACTGGTGCCGTTCATGACGGACACCTACACCCCGCAAGCGGTGAATCAGGCCCGCGCCTCCTTCGAGGAGAAGGTGACCAAGGCGGGCGCAACCTTCCTCTACGGGGCGATGTCGGGCTTTTACACGGCCGAAGAGTTGGACGAGACGATGTACGAGGTGACCGAAACCGCGAAGTTCCTCCTCGAGGTCGAGGGGGTCGACCTCTCGGTCGAAGAGGAACTGGACGCCGAAGACGAAATCTCCCGTGTGATGCGTGACGTACGGGAGGCGTCGGCGACGGTTCGGGGCGAGGAGGTCAAATGTCCCGAGTGCGGGCACGTCCACGAACCGGAGTAG
- a CDS encoding hypothetical protein (KEGG: htu:Htur_3641 hypothetical protein) has protein sequence MTRAWLVERDVDSRDLVTLTYATPDGEQAFTKQSSLTSLSRTGGVTAAVDVDADRFEPVEDPETVERYAGEADRVAADNDPDDEI, from the coding sequence ATGACTCGCGCGTGGCTCGTCGAACGCGATGTGGACAGCCGTGACCTCGTGACTCTCACTTACGCAACGCCCGACGGCGAGCAGGCGTTCACCAAACAGTCGTCGCTGACCAGCCTGTCTCGGACGGGCGGCGTCACGGCGGCGGTGGATGTCGATGCAGACCGATTTGAGCCCGTCGAAGACCCCGAAACTGTGGAACGATACGCTGGGGAGGCCGACCGCGTGGCGGCCGATAACGACCCGGACGACGAGATCTGA
- a CDS encoding peptidase M29 aminopeptidase II (PFAM: Peptidase M29, aminopeptidase II~KEGG: hbo:Hbor_03780 leucyl aminopeptidase (aminopeptidase t)), which yields MDERIRKHAETMVDWSAQVEAGDDVVVSVSEGAHELGVAVAEELGKRDANVVTLYSSDEMDRAFLRAHSEAFDEDPAHELALYENADSVLFLGGGRNTMATADVPSEKRQAKSRASQGVREARMDTDWVSTVHPTRSLAQQAGMAYEEYQAFVYDAVLRDWAELADEMAKMKTILDEGSEVRLVKEDTDLTMSIEGRTAVNSAASVAYDSHNLPSGEVFTAPHATEGEVFFDVPMTINSERVHDVHLTFEDGEVVDFSAGQNEAVIEEVLETDAGAKRLGELGIGMNRGIDRFTDSILFDEKMGDTVHLALGRAYSSNFSEGSEDEANDSAIHVDMITDMSGDSRMEVDGEVVQRNGTFSWE from the coding sequence ATGGACGAACGCATTCGGAAACACGCCGAAACGATGGTCGACTGGAGTGCGCAGGTCGAGGCGGGCGACGACGTCGTCGTCAGTGTCAGCGAGGGCGCTCATGAACTGGGCGTCGCCGTCGCCGAGGAGCTGGGGAAGCGCGACGCCAACGTCGTCACGCTCTACAGCTCCGACGAGATGGACCGCGCGTTCCTCCGGGCCCACAGCGAAGCGTTCGACGAGGACCCCGCCCACGAGCTTGCGCTCTATGAGAACGCGGACTCGGTGCTCTTCCTCGGTGGCGGCCGGAACACGATGGCGACTGCTGACGTACCCTCGGAAAAACGGCAGGCCAAGAGCCGCGCCAGCCAGGGTGTCCGCGAAGCCCGGATGGACACCGACTGGGTGTCGACGGTCCACCCGACTCGCTCGCTGGCACAGCAGGCTGGCATGGCCTACGAGGAGTATCAGGCGTTCGTCTACGACGCCGTCCTCCGGGACTGGGCGGAACTCGCCGACGAAATGGCGAAGATGAAGACGATACTCGACGAGGGCTCGGAGGTCCGCCTCGTCAAGGAGGATACCGACCTCACGATGTCTATCGAGGGCCGCACGGCGGTCAACTCCGCCGCAAGCGTCGCCTACGACTCCCACAACCTCCCCAGTGGAGAGGTGTTCACCGCACCCCACGCCACGGAGGGTGAGGTGTTCTTCGACGTCCCCATGACGATCAACAGCGAGCGCGTCCACGACGTGCACCTGACCTTCGAGGACGGCGAGGTGGTCGACTTCTCCGCAGGCCAGAACGAGGCCGTCATCGAGGAGGTGCTGGAGACCGACGCGGGGGCGAAGCGACTGGGCGAACTCGGCATCGGGATGAACCGCGGCATCGACCGCTTCACCGACAGCATCCTGTTCGACGAGAAGATGGGCGATACGGTCCACCTCGCACTCGGGCGGGCGTACTCTTCGAACTTCTCCGAAGGCAGCGAAGACGAGGCGAACGACTCGGCGATCCACGTCGACATGATCACGGACATGAGCGGGGACTCCCGGATGGAGGTCGACGGCGAGGTCGTCCAGCGCAACGGGACGTTCAGCTGGGAGTAG